One stretch of Alcaligenes faecalis DNA includes these proteins:
- a CDS encoding pirin family protein: protein MIEHRPFNELGGANHGWLDAKHHFSFANYYDPARMNWGALRVWNDDTIASNTGFPPHDHADMEIITYVREGAISHQDSLGNKGRTEAGDVQVMSAGTGIRHAEYNLESDTTRIFQIWIQPERRGLPPAWGAKPFPKDERSGQFVALASGFEGDAEALPIRAQARVLGATLKKGQSTTLSLPAEHLAYLVPATGRVVVNGLELSARDGAAVRNETTLEIQALEDAELVLVETAQ from the coding sequence ATGATTGAACATCGGCCTTTTAATGAACTGGGCGGCGCCAACCACGGCTGGCTGGACGCCAAGCACCATTTTTCTTTTGCGAATTACTATGATCCCGCTCGCATGAACTGGGGTGCCTTGCGTGTCTGGAATGACGACACGATTGCGTCCAACACCGGGTTTCCGCCTCACGATCATGCCGATATGGAGATCATTACGTATGTGCGTGAAGGGGCAATCAGCCACCAGGACAGTTTGGGCAATAAGGGTCGTACGGAAGCGGGTGATGTGCAGGTGATGAGTGCCGGCACGGGTATTCGCCATGCGGAGTACAACCTGGAAAGTGACACGACGCGGATTTTCCAGATCTGGATTCAGCCAGAGCGTCGTGGTTTACCGCCTGCCTGGGGTGCCAAGCCTTTCCCCAAGGATGAGCGTTCGGGGCAGTTTGTGGCTCTGGCCAGTGGGTTTGAGGGTGACGCGGAGGCTTTGCCGATTCGTGCCCAGGCTCGTGTGCTGGGAGCGACCTTGAAGAAGGGTCAAAGCACGACTTTGTCTTTGCCTGCCGAGCATCTGGCTTATCTGGTGCCTGCCACGGGGCGGGTTGTGGTGAATGGTCTGGAGTTGAGTGCTCGTGATGGGGCGGCGGTTCGCAATGAAACGACGCTGGAGATTCAGGCACTGGAGGATGCTGAGCTGGTGCTGGTTGAGACGGCGCAGTAA